The segment tatagagcttCCTGGGACCAATGCCGTACAGGGGACTGCCTCTTCAGACTGCACAGACTTGTATCAATGGCATGTTACTTAACGACCTCTTGGTTCTGTATCCGCAGGTCACAATGCAGACGACATAGCCGAGACCGTCCTGATGAATTTCCTCCGAGGGGACATTGCAAGGTTGCGGCGCTGCACGGCAGTAACTACCGGCAGCGAAGGCGCCATCCCGCGATGCAAGCCCCTGAAATACGCCTACGAGAAGGAGATCGTGCTTTACGCTTATTTTAAGAAGCTGGACTACTTTTCTACCGAGTGCGTCTACTCCCCTAATGCCTATCGAGGCCATGCCCGCGCTTTTCTGAAAGATCTGGAGGCTTTGCGGGCCAGCGCCATCGTGGACATCGTCCATTCCGGGGAGAACCTGTCGGTGAAGGAAGACGTCCGCATGCCGGTGCAAGGAACCTGCCCGCGTTGCGGCTACATCTCCAGCCAGGGACTCTGCAAGGCCTGCGTTTTGTTAGAGGGCTTAAACCGAGGACTACCCAAGCTGGGAATCGGCAAACACCATAAACTTCACCATAAGCTTTTGGCGCGGGAGCCGCTGAGCGAAGCAGAAACTCGCAAGCTGAAAGCGATGGAATTCTGATGACTAAATACACCCAATATTATTACCCTTTACCcccaaaaacaccaaaatgatGTGCCCTCGAAACACCTTTTGTATGTAAAGACTTTTAATATTCTTTTTAGCAGTTTTA is part of the Rhinoderma darwinii isolate aRhiDar2 chromosome 10, aRhiDar2.hap1, whole genome shotgun sequence genome and harbors:
- the CTU1 gene encoding cytoplasmic tRNA 2-thiolation protein 1 isoform X1, whose translation is MPASCSSCETQRAVLRRPKTGHSVCKECFFHAFEEEIHHTVVSAKLFQPGEKVGIGASGGKDSTVLAHVLKVLNERYGYGLELVLISVDEGISGYRDDSLETVKRNQQQYELPLKIVSYRELYGWTMDQIVKQVGLKNNCTFCGVFRRQALDRGAMMLGVHKICTGHNADDIAETVLMNFLRGDIARLRRCTAVTTGSEGAIPRCKPLKYAYEKEIVLYAYFKKLDYFSTECVYSPNAYRGHARAFLKDLEALRASAIVDIVHSGENLSVKEDVRMPVQGTCPRCGYISSQGLCKACVLLEGLNRGLPKLGIGKHHKLHHKLLAREPLSEAETRKLKAMEF